The genomic stretch GAGATGGGCAAGGCCGATGGTGTACATGGCGGCGACCACGCCGCCCCAGACGAACAGAAGGGCGGCCATCAGGTGCCAATTCTGGGCGAAGAAGGGCATGAACACCGTGCCGGCAAGGCCGACGGTGGCGCAGGCGAGCAGAAGATAGCGGCGATCCGAGACGCGGTCGCTGATCATACCGATCGGGATTTGCAGCAGCACATTGCCGAGACCGATCATGGTCAGCAGCAATGCCGCGTCGGCTTCGGAATAGCCGATGCGGTTGCCGTAGATGGGAAACAGCGCGAAACCGCCGGTCTCAACCGCACCGAAGACCAGCACGGCGGCGGTCGCCGAAGGCACCAGCCAGATGTAGCGCAGGAAATTGCTGGTTTCGCCGTCGGAGGCGATGCTCGGGCTTTCGTTGCGTGCCGCCAGCACCGGTATCGCGGCCAGTGTCACCAGCCCGATGATGACGCCGAACGGCCTGAAGCCGGAACTGCCAAGATGGGCGAACAACCACGGCCCTGCAGCAAAACCCAGCGACAGGACGGTGGCGTAGATGCCAAGGACAAGGCCGCGCCGGTGCGGCGGAGCCGACGTGCTGATCCAGAATTCCGATAGGATGAACAGCACCGTCAGCGCTATATGCAGCACGATGCGCAGCGGAAACCACATCCAGAAGTCGGGCGCGAAATGGAAGCCGACGAAGGCCAGGGCGCCCGTGGCAATCATCGCGATCATGGTCCAGGCGACGCCAAAGCGCATGGCGAGCGGCGTGGCGAGCGGCGCGCCGGCGATCGAAGCCAGGCCGGCGACGGCCGTGTTGAGGCCGATCATCGAAGCCGAGTGGCCACGCGTTTCCAGGATGACGCTGAGCAGCGGCATGCCGAGGCCAATGGCGATGCCGACGACGCTGATCGACGAGATCGCCGCCACCATCGGCAGCCAGTGTACGCGTTCGTCGCCCTGTGGTTGGGTATCGACCGTCATGGGATGCTGAATACTCTGTCTCTTTGATCTTAGGCAATTCCGGGTGGAAAACCGCGTCACACTTTTCCTGGGATTGCCTACAGAAGTTCGCGGGTGAAGCGGTTGCGGACAAGCCGGTAGAAGGGGACAGGACCGCCAGGACGCAACAGCGGATCATGGGCAAGGCGCTTTTCCAGCTCGTCCAGGATCATTCGGGTGATGTCGGGTATGTCGGCTTTCCTGGCCTTGGCAAGCGGCAGCCAGACCAGTTCCTCGAGTTCGTTGGTCGGGCCGCCATCAGGCAGTTCGACGGCGACATCGTTGCGCCAGGCGCTGAAGAAACGTGTGTCGAAGCGGCGCACCCGGTTGGGCGGGGTGATGGCGCGCGCGATGAAACGCAGCGTCTCAAGTGAAGGTCTCACGCCGTGCTCGACAAAACCTTGCCAGTCACGCTTGTCGGTCGCAAAGGCGGCTTTCTGGCCGATCAGCAGCCCGGCTTCCTCATAGGTCTCGCGAATTGCCGACAAGGCGACGGCCCGGGCTCGCGCGGCACTGGTGCGGCCGGGGCCGGCAAGCAGCTTTGCTTCCTCGTCGCGATGCAATGCGGTGGCGGTCGCGATGCGACTGTCCGCCGGATCGGTGCGGCCACCGGGAAAAACGAATTTTCCAGGCATGAAGGCGTGGCCAGCGTGACGGCGGCCCATCAGCACCAGCACCTCGTCGCCCTTGCGGTCGAGAAGAATCAAGGTCGCGGCGTCACGCGGACGCAGGCGCCGGCCGCTATGCGCGGCAAGACCCTTGTCGAGCTTGTCGACATCCGCCTTGGTC from Mesorhizobium sp. NZP2077 encodes the following:
- a CDS encoding MFS transporter; translation: MTVDTQPQGDERVHWLPMVAAISSISVVGIAIGLGMPLLSVILETRGHSASMIGLNTAVAGLASIAGAPLATPLAMRFGVAWTMIAMIATGALAFVGFHFAPDFWMWFPLRIVLHIALTVLFILSEFWISTSAPPHRRGLVLGIYATVLSLGFAAGPWLFAHLGSSGFRPFGVIIGLVTLAAIPVLAARNESPSIASDGETSNFLRYIWLVPSATAAVLVFGAVETGGFALFPIYGNRIGYSEADAALLLTMIGLGNVLLQIPIGMISDRVSDRRYLLLACATVGLAGTVFMPFFAQNWHLMAALLFVWGGVVAAMYTIGLAHLGSQLSGHELASANAAFVLCYGVGMVLGPQAIGIGMDAFGPSGFGWSLGLFFAAYMTLVGIRLVRKILL
- a CDS encoding NUDIX hydrolase produces the protein MEAMTKADVDKLDKGLAAHSGRRLRPRDAATLILLDRKGDEVLVLMGRRHAGHAFMPGKFVFPGGRTDPADSRIATATALHRDEEAKLLAGPGRTSAARARAVALSAIRETYEEAGLLIGQKAAFATDKRDWQGFVEHGVRPSLETLRFIARAITPPNRVRRFDTRFFSAWRNDVAVELPDGGPTNELEELVWLPLAKARKADIPDITRMILDELEKRLAHDPLLRPGGPVPFYRLVRNRFTRELL